A window of the Cutaneotrichosporon cavernicola HIS019 DNA, chromosome: 6 genome harbors these coding sequences:
- a CDS encoding uncharacterized protein (DUF218 domain protein), producing the protein MSTSSFDMAKLSPNERSDAMRTLTRIMEMLADEPTNALVDEWFQRAVTQYDELMDGRYLHLQRRDHTGRTSIVPIDLSGIQAPVASARPIHPALPPLDQADVDDLNTVFTFLISPCLPPPLQGDESGTVFVLAGNAILPLAYEFFDHIEYLQDDEPVTLIISGGRGHSTDYLYDAVARDKHLRDIGTEGAAEADVLLEVARKVFDIDYAIGNGSVTLLLDPLSTNCGSNAIESKRLLDNAGIWPKRIFVVQDPTMHRRTLASFEKVYAEDQRAGRQGMPEIQGWTLQPKVVLGEEGALEWETDEADDDQLWEPARFVSLVLGEIPRLRDDQNGYGPSGSGYIAHVDIPQDVEEAWGRLHTRLGVKS; encoded by the coding sequence ATGAGCACCAGCTCATTCGACATGGCAAAGCTTTCTCCAAACGAGCGCAGCGACGCTATGCGGACCCTCACTCGCATCATGGAAATGCTCGCAGACGAACCAACAaacgccctcgtcgacgaaTGGTTCCAGCGCGCAGTCACACAATATGACGAGCTCATGGATGGGCGCTACCTTCATCTCCAGCGCCGCGATCATACAGGGCGTACATCCATTGTCCCCATCGACCTCTCGGGAATCCAGGCCCCAGTTGCGTCTGCGCGCCCTATTCACCCCGCTCTTCCCCCTCTCGACCAGGCggatgtcgacgacctcaacACTGTCTTCACGTTCCTGATATCACCGTGCCTGCCTCCCCCATTGCAAGGTGACGAATCGGGGACCGTCTTTGTGCTGGCCGGCAACGCGATCCTCCCTCTTGCTTACGAGTTCTTCGATCACATCGAGTACCTccaggacgacgagcccgtGACACTCATCATCagcggcgggcgcgggcACTCGACAGACTATCTCTACGACGCAGTCGCGCGAGACAAGCATCTGCGTGATATAGGGACGGAAGGAGCGGCAGAGGCGGacgtgctcctcgaggtcgcccgCAAGGTGTTCGACATCGACTACGCCATCGGCAACGGTAGCGTgacgctcctccttgacccaCTCAGTACCAACTGTGGCTCGAACGCGATCGAGAGCAAGCggctcctcgacaacgcTGGTATCTGGCCAAAGAGGATCTTTGTCGTGCAGGACCCGACGATGCATCGCCGCACACTCGCGTCCTTTGAGAAGGTGTACGCCGAGGACCAACGGGCAGGGCGCCAAGGCATGCCAGAAATACAGGGCTGGACGTTGCAACCCAAGgtcgtgctcggcgaggaaggtgcaCTGGAGTGGGAGACAGACGAggcagacgacgaccaGCTATGGGAGCCCGCCCGCTTTGTGAGTCTggtgctcggcgagatcCCGCGACTTCGCGACGACCAGAACGGCTACGGGCCCAGCGGGAGCGGGTACATTGCGCATGTCGACATTCCGCAAGACGTCGAAGAGGCCTGGGGTCGTCTGCACACGCGGCTGGGAGTGAAGTCTTAG
- a CDS encoding uncharacterized protein (Phenol hydroxylase, C-terminal dimerisation domain): MQYTSPTLQFHEDGYEVQDPRIKPARGYGLNRCHPGGAGAGAERADLPTELDVLIIGEGPAGMTTAAQLSAFPDLNVRLVEKRPSMLLVGQADGIQARSVETFQAFGFGSRIVEESYRITEMAFWKPDPTNPKNIIRTAVAPDDPAEISEFPHIIINQARVMQYFGDFMRNGPSKLVPDYGIEYVSHKVDESHDYPVEVTLRRDGKEFTVRTKYLVGADGARSQIRRDIGAMRLGQQALHAWGVMDTLSVSDFPDLRTKCAIQSSAGSILLIPREGGQLTRLYVDLGDQDETDAGEVRKTNIKQIIQYANNILHPYKLDVKDVAWHSVYEVGHRVTDRFDDVPADQVGKRDPRVFILGDACHTHSAKAGQGMNVSIQDGFNIAWKLGHVLMGLAPPSLLATYTGERQVIAQNLIDFDMQWSSMMAAKPEDFESPTELEDFYVRTAEFPAGFMTEYKPGLLTGSTEHQALAKGYPVGKRFKSTLVSRRSDGNPVHLGHTALADGKYRIYVFADPPKAGQPSKVADLGRWLQEDPASPIQGRQHWFDVKVIYQQRHNDFELLDTPDVFRPAYGKFGVRQYDRIFGVHPQVDIFEERGLSREGVVVVVRPDQYVAQVLPLTATKELAEYFAGVMPLRRPNGAA, encoded by the coding sequence ATGCAGTACACTTCGCCCACACTGCAGTTCCACGAGGACGGCTACGAGGTCCAGGACCCCCGCATCAAGCCTGCCCGCGGCTACGGCCTCAACCGATGCCATCCAGGTGGAGCCGGAGCcggtgccgagcgcgcagATCTGCCCACCGAACTCGATGTTCTCATCATCGGCGAGGGGCCCGCCGGCATGACGACAGCAGCTCAGCTGAGCGCTTTCCCCGACCTCAACGTCCGGCTCGTTGAGAAGCGGCCGAGCATGCTTCTTGTCGGACAGGCCGACGGCATTCAGGCGCGTTCGGTCGAGACATTCCAAGCGTTCGGCTTTGGCAGCCGTATCGTCGAGGAAAGCTACCGCATCACTGAGATGGCGTTCTGGAAACCCGaccccaccaaccccaagaACATTATCCGCACAGCTGTCGCTCCCGACGACCCTGCCGAGATCTCCGAGTTCCCTCacatcatcatcaaccaGGCGCGTGTCATGCAGTACTTTGGCGACTTTATGCGCAACGGTCCAAGCAAACTCGTTCCAGACTACGGTATCGAGTACGTCTCTCACAAGGTTGATGAGAGCCACGATTACCCCGTCGAGGTAACCCTGCGGCGCGACGGCAAAGAGTTCACCGTTCGGACCAAAtacctcgtcggcgcggacggAGCGCGCTCGCAAATCCGCCGAGACATCGGCGCGATGCGTCTTGGCCAACAGGCACTGCACGCGTGGGGTGTCATGGACACGCTGAGCGTCTCCGACTTTCCCGACCTGCGGACAAAGTGCGCAATCCAGTCAAGCGCTGGATCCATCCTGCTCATCCCACGCGAGGGCGGTCAGCTCACGCGCCTCtatgtcgacctcggcgaccagGACGAGACCGACGCGGGTGAGGTGCGCAAGACCAACATCAAGCAGATTATCCAGTACGCCAACAACATCCTCCACCCCTACAAGCTCGATGTCAAGGACGTTGCGTGGCACTCGGTGTACGAGGTTGGACACCGCGTCACGGACCGCTTCGACGACGTACCGGCGGACCAGgtcggcaagcgcgaccCCCGCGTCTTCATCCTGGGTGACGCGTGCCACACTCACTCGGCCAAGGCTGGCCAGGGCATGAACGTGAGCATCCAGGACGGCTTCAACATTGCATGGAAGCTCGGTCACGTCCTTATGGGTCTTGCACCCCCTTCGCTTCTGGCGACATACACTGGCGAGCGTCAGGTCATCGCTCAGAACCTCATCGACTTTGACATGCAGTGGTCATCAATGATGGCGGCCAAACCAGAAGACTTTGAGTCTCcgaccgagctcgaggacttTTACGTCCGCACCGCCGAGTTCCCTGCCGGCTTCATGACCGAGTACAAGCCTGGTCTGCTCACGGGAAGCACAGAGCACCAGGCTCTGGCCAAGGGGTACCCAGTCGGCAAGCGGTTCAAGTCGACCCTCGTGTCGCGCCGGTCCGACGGCAACCCCGTCCACCTAGGCCACACTGCTCTCGCCGATGGCAAGTACCGCATCTACGTTTTCGCGGACCCACCCAAGGCCGGGCAGCCGAGCAAGGTCGCTGACCTCGGGCGCTGGCTGCAAGAGGACCCAGCGTCACCGATTCAAGGCCGCCAGCACTGGTTTGACGTCAAGGTCATTTACCAGCAGCGCCACAACGACtttgagctcctcgacactCCCGACGTCTTCCGCCCTGCGTACGGCAAGTTTGGGGTCAGGCAGTACGACCGCATCTTTGGTGTCCACCCCCAGGTCGACATTTTCGAGGAACGCGGTCTTTCACGCGAGGGTGTggtggtcgtcgtccgtCCCGACCAGTACGTCGCACAGGTTCTGCCCCTTACGGCGACCAAGGAACTGGCCGAGTACTTTGCGGGCGTCATGCCTTTGCGGCGTCCTAACGGCGCGGCCTGA
- a CDS encoding uncharacterized protein (Enoyl-CoA hydratase/isomerase): protein MSLPQTYSSLPLKEVRVSNHPANAAGVTPIQIVTLYRPNAHNAFTRVMQEELVLLWNTFDADDRVKVIIMTGHGKMFCAGADLQQGFKRDLSGKINDHRDGGGRVAVAIHQCRKPTIAAMQGSAVGVGMTMTLPMAIRVAYKGGKYGFPFARRGLVMEAASSFFLPKLVGNGRTMHLISTGATYPGDHKLFDGMFTEVMDTPDAVLTRAVELATEIVDNCSTVAWALMRDLVWRPTPSAEEQHLLDSRILYSMFSGADNNEGVKAFLEKRKVNFTGSLPKDAPEVYPWWPLIDTRDPVKDAKAKL from the exons ATGTCGCTGCCACAAACCTACTCGTCACTCCCTCTCAAGGAGGTGCGCGTGTCCAACCACCCCGCCAACGCGGCTGGTGTCACTCCCATCCAGATCGTCACCCTCTACCGACCCAATGCTCACAATGCATTCACGCGTGTCATgcaggaggagctcgtcctgCTGTGGAATACGTTTGACGCAGACGACCGCGTCAAGGTCATCATTATGACCGGACACGGAAAGATGTTCTGTGCTGGTGCAGACCTGCAGCAAGGATTCAAGCGCGACTTGAGCGGCAAGATCAACGACCACAGGGACGG TGGTGGCCGTGTGGCCGTCGCCATTCACCAATGTCGTAAGCCGACAATTGCCGCGATGCAGGGCTCGGCGGTCGGCGTTGGCATGACCATGACGCTGCCGATGGCAATCCGCGTCGCGTACAAGGGAGGCAAGTATGGCTTCCCGTTTGCGCGCCGCGGGTTGGTCATGGAGGCTGCGAGCTCGTTCTTCCTGCCAAagctcgtcggcaacgGGCGTACGATGCATCTCATCTCGACAGGCGCAACGTACCCTGGCGATCACAAGTTGTTCGACGGCATGTTCACCGAGGTCATGGACACGCCCGATGCTGTGCTCACGCGCGCGGTCGAGTTGGCGACAGAGATTGTTGACAACTGCTCCACCGTCGCTTGGGCACTCatgcgcgacctcgtctgGCGCCCAACTCCCAGTGCTGAGGAACAGCACCTCCTGGACAGTCGTATCCTCTATTCAATGTTCTCGGGCGCAGACAATAATGAGGGCGTCAAGGCATTCCTCGAGAAACGCAAAGTCAACTTTACAGGGAGCCTGCCCAAGGACGCGCCAGAGGTTTACCCCTGGTGGCCACTCATCGACACCCGCGACCCCGTCAAGGatgccaaggccaagctgtAG
- a CDS encoding uncharacterized protein (Thiamine pyrophosphate enzyme, central domain): MSKQGSTVLESTFAILRAHGMKIMFGNPGSNELPFLAGMPDDFDYVLGLHEGAVVGMADGYAQASGQPVFVSLHAASGSGNAMGALTNARYSHSPLVMLAGQQIRRTVGQEVMLSNVDAALLPRPLVKYSHEPLSPQDVPRSVTQAILEATTEPKGPVYLSVPYDDWKEPALADDVHLPTRRVRTAGGLSPDLLAELVGRVDSAQNPVLILGPDADGSQEASVALAEHLGCPVWVAPSPCRAPFPTAHGLFAGILPAGMESVRARLQGHDAVLVVGAPVMRYHKWEPSAYLSGSPDVIHLTSDPSEATRAPYGDAVIASIGPALRALADNVKDRGKGPFAPRDIVPATRGDGGMTGEQVLDVLNAHTHEGISYVNETTTLDAVWMSRVALTRPGQYHFPASGGLGFGLPAAVGIALARPDFTVVATVGDGSANYGITALWTAAQRRTRVVFVIVNNGTYGALRRFAAAMNATNSPGLDVPGIDFVQLAHGYGVPASRTTNRDEFEKAYKDALEAEGPVLIDARVLP; the protein is encoded by the coding sequence ATGTCGAAACAAGGCTCCACAGTCCTCGAATCGACGTTTGCTATCCTGCGCGCCCACGGCATGAAGATCATGTTCGGCAACCCAGGAAGCAACGAGCTGCCATTCCTGGCTGGCATGCCGGACGACTTTGATTACGTCTTGGGTCTGCATGAGGGCGCCGTAGTCGGCATGGCGGATGGCTATGCCCAGGCGTCGGGACAACCTGTATTTGTGAGCTTGCACGCGGCAAGTGGGAGCGGGAACGCCATGGGGGCCCTTACGAACGCGCGGTactcgcactcgccgcTCGTGATGCTTGCGGGCCAACAGATCCGCCGCACTGTCGGGCAAGAGGTCATGCTCAGCAATGTTGACGCGGCGTTACTTCCGCGTCCGCTGGTAAAATACTCTCACGAGCCACTGTCACCACAAGACGTGCCGCGCTCAGTCACCCAAGCGATCCTTGAAGCGACAACAGAACCAAAGGGACCTGTCTACCTCTCGGTTCCTTATGACGACTGGAAGGAGCCGGCACTCGCGGACGATGTCCACCTCCCTACGCGACGTGTGCGTACGGCTGGAGGCCTGTCTCCAGATCTCCTCGCCGAACTGGTGGGCCGAGTCGACTCGGCTCAGAACCCGGTCTTGATCCTCGGACCAGACGCGGACGGGTCACAGGAAGCATCcgttgcgctcgcggaGCACCTTGGCTGTCCGGTGTGGGTGGCGCCAAGTCCTTGCCGCGCCCCGTTCCCAACGGCCCACGGGTTATTCGCCGGCATCCTGCCCGCAGGGATGGAGAGCGTGCGTGCACGCTTACAAGGACAtgacgccgtcctcgtcgtcggtgctCCAGTGATGCGTTACCACAAGTGGGAACCCAGCGCGTATCTCAGTGGTTCACCTGACGTGATCCACCTTACGTCCGACCCGTCAGAGGCGACGCGGGCGCCGTACGGTGACGCCGTGATCGCTTCCATTGGGCCTGCCCTCCGCGCTCTGGCAGACAACGTAAAGGACCGCGGTAAGGGGCCCTTTGCCCCGCGCGATATCGTCCCAGCAACTAGGGGAGACGGTGGGATGACAGGCGAGCAAGTCCTGGACGTGCTCAATGCACACACCCACGAGGGTATCAGCTACGTCAACGAGACCACAACCCTCGATGCGGTCTGGATGTCGCGCGTAGCTCTCACGCGACCGGGTCAGTACCACTTTCCCGCTTCGGGCGGCCTTGGCTTTGGTCTCCCTGCAGCTGTTGGCATTGCACTAGCGCGTCCCGACTTCACAGTCGTTGCAACTGTCGGTGACGGCAGTGCAAACTACGGCATTACTGCGCTGTGGACTGCCGCACAGCGCCGGACACGCGTCGTGTTTGTCATCGTCAACAATGGGACATATGGAGCCCTCCGCCGTTTCGCCGCAGCTATGAACGCAACCAACTCGCCGGGGCTCGACGTGCCTGGCATTGACTTTGTGCAGCTCGCACACGGATATGGCGTGCCGGCGTCGCGGACCACCAACAGGGACGAGTTCGAGAAGGCGTACAAGGACGCTCtagaggccgagggcccAGTGTTGATTGATGCGCGAGTTCTACCATAG
- a CDS encoding uncharacterized protein (Acetyltransferase (GNAT) domain): protein MPDSMDAAPASPDLRFETVPSNTPHAQVAQRAYFAEMDARFNEGFDVSLYSGKDSGTVTPAEEEEDEFTFPRGAFILAYLPNLPEAAACGAVRILEPGIAEIKRMWVNPSARGRRVATRLLVHLEAQCVALGAHTIRLDTKDVLTEAIAMYKKYGYYEVPRYNDNPYATHFFEKKVAA, encoded by the coding sequence ATGCCAGACTCGATGGACGCAGCCCCAGCCTCACCCGACCTCAGATTCGAGACGGTACCAAGTAACACACCGCACGCGCAggtcgcgcagcgcgccTACTTtgccgagatggacgcgCGGTTCAACGAAGGCTTCGACGTCTCCCTCTACTCGGGCAAAGACTCTGGGACCGTCACCccggccgaggaggaagaagacgagTTTACTTTCCCCCGCGGCGCATTCATCCTCGCCTACCTCCCCAACTTGCCAGAAGCCGCAGCGTGCGGCGCCGTGCGCATTCTCGAGCCCGGTATCGCCGAGATCAAGCGGATGTGGGTCAACCCTTCGGCGCGCGGTCGCCGCGTAGCCACCCGCCTGCTGGTACACCTCGAGGCCCAGTGcgtcgcccttggcgcCCATACAATCCGGCTCGATACCAAGGACGTGCTCACCGAGGCCATTGCCATGTATAAAAAGTACGGGTATTACGAGGTGCCGCGATATAACGACAACCCCTACGCCACACACTTTTtcgagaagaaggtcgCCGCGTAG
- a CDS encoding uncharacterized protein (N-terminal barrel of NtMGAM and CtMGAM, maltase-glucoamylase), translated as MKLSTAVLLAAASQATAASFHHAQSWLRPRQDANNGIIDIPSPVNHTGQPDKCAGYKVDEIQSHDTGFDGTLSLVGQCNAYGPDYQTLKIQVRYETPDRLRVRITDADGKAHVVPSDVAQWPKIDDMTVTADESNLAIDIVHEPFGFKVQRKSDGEVLFNTQGHALIFEEQYVRVRSGLAEGSNIQGLAQHSDNFTLPIHDDGYVRTLWTRDAYGVPGRTNLYGSHPFYVNQKVGQHASASGTFLLSSHGMDVKFPNGGSEIEYNTLGGIVDLFFFNGPTPADVARQGSQVWGVSEPVPYWSLGFHSCRYGYIDIAYVAEVVANYTAAEIPLEVQWMDIDYMKDRWIQTLDPDRFALDKVRYVIDKLHASNRHMIVMVDPSTYSGTPNVSAESYETLQTGKEQGIFMAYDNGTLYEGVVWPGPTAFPDWTHERAQAWWDAEFERFFNPDTGVDVSGIWLDMNEPANFLPYLEANIYRVSAEREMPPRRPLPRIIPRSIPGFEAFTPGQNISAPLGSSNSSNATRRSVYKRQIQSPPPNTLDDYLSPELDSQWLYPPYRIQDRRAPPSKAGDQEGLKNISDFSARTDIVQANGARTYDEHNLYGSRHAIVTHNALLKRRPGKRAFTIARSSFSGTPSSIWLGDNISTWEQYIQTIRQMFQFAAVSGVGVVGADSCGFGGNTTETLCARWAWLGAFNTFYRNHNELGSISQEFYLWNLTTIAARAAGHVRLQLLDYTYSFLQQHVDDGTPAIWPLSWVHPQDANTIGLEAQFYYGPHLLVSPVVEENSTSVSFYLPSGRYYDFFTLAAVDGSGATVTLTDVGYDTMPLHIKGGAVVPLRLGESMTTTENRQLPFRLIVAPSADGEAHGYLRLDDGESLDMGDAVSDIHLDFKDGCKLHISGSFGYQDCNQLDSIVFAGQDAQRSVSINGEACHDVVYDQHLKTLTVSNLSRKLDCEMSVELQ; from the exons ATGAAGCTCTCGACTGCTGTCCTCCTTGCGGCAGCTTCACAGGCTACCGCGGCGTCCTTCCACCACGCCCAGAGTTGGCTGAGACCCCGCCAGGACGCCAACAATGGAATCATCGACATTCCCTCTCCTGTCAACCACACCGGACAGCCGGACAAGTGCGCAGGGtacaaggtcgacgagatACAGTCGCATGACACTGGTTTTGACGGGACGCTTTCGCTCGTCGGCCAATGCAATGCTTATGGCCCAGACTATCAAACCCTCAAGATCCAGGTGCGGTACGAGACGCCAGACCGCCTCCGTGTTCGGatcaccgacgccgacggcaaggCACATGTCGTCCCCTCCGATGTCGCCCAGTGGCCCAAGATTGACGACATGACGGTCACGGCAGACGAGAGCAACCTTGCGATCGACATAGTCCACGAACCCTTCGGGTTCAAGGTGCAGCGCAAGTCtgatggcgaggtgctGTTCAACACCCAGGGCCACGCCCTTATTTTTGAAGAGCAGTACGTACGCGTCCGCAGCGGTCTCGCCGAGGGCAGCAACATCCAGGGCCTGGCCCAACACTCGGACAACTTTACGCTTCCTATCCATGACGACGGGTACGTCCGCACCTTGTGGACGCGTGACGCGTATGGTGTGCCGGGCAGGACCAACCTGTACGGCTCCCATCCCTTCTACGTCAATCAGAAAGTCGGACAACATGCCAGTGCAAGCGGCACATTCCTCCTCAGCAGCCATGGTATGGATGTCAAGTTCCCAAACGGCGGGTCAGAGATCGAGTACAATACACTCGGTGGCATCGTCGACCTGTTCTTCTTCAACGGCCCAACGCcagccgacgtcgcccgCCAGGGCTCGCAGGTCTGGGGCGTCAGTGAACCCGTGCCGTACTGGAGCCTGGGGTTCCACTCGTGTCGATATGGGTATATTGACATTGCTTACgttgccgaggtcgtcgcaAACTACACGGCGGCTGAAATCCCACTCGAAGTCCAGTGGATGGACATTGACTACATGAAGGAC CGTTGGATCCAGACGCTGGACCCAGACCGCTTCGCCCTCGACAAAGTCCGCTATGTTATTGACAAGTTGCACGCGAGCAACCGCCACATGATCGTCATGGTCGACCCATCGACATACAGCGGAACGCCAAACGTCTCTGCCGAGAGTTACGAGACGCTCCAGACTGGAAAAGAGCAGGGCATTTTCATGGCGTACGACAACGGCACGCTGTATGAGGGCGTTGTTTGGCCCGGCCCCACCGCCTTCCCAGACTGGACACACGAGCGCGCCCAGGCCTGGTGGGACGCAGAGTTTGAGCGCTTCTTCAATCCCGACacgggcgtcgacgtcagcGGCATCTGGCTTGACATGAATGAGCCTG CAAACTTCCTTCCCTATCTCGAGGCCAACATCTACCGTGTGTCGGCGGAGCGTGAAAtgccacctcgtcgtcccctGCCCCGGATCATACCCCGTTCCATCCCCGGCTTCGAGGCATTCACACCAGGACAGAACATTTCTGCACCTCTTGGATCCTCTAATAGTTCTAATGCCACCCGGCGCTCGGTCTACAAGCGCCAGATCCAATctccgccacccaacacGCTGGACGACTACCTCTCGCCAGAGCTCGACAGCCAATGGCTGTACCCCCCATACCGCATTCAGGACCGACGTGCACCCCCGTCCAAGGCCGGCGACCAAGAGGGCCTGAAGAACATCTCCGACTTCTCCGCGCGCACGGATATTGTGCAGGCGAATGGGGCGCGCACGTACGACGAGCACAACCTCTATGGTTCGCGACATGCGATTGTCACGCACAACGCGCTTCTCAAAAGACGGCCCGGCAAGCGTGCGTTCACGatcgcgcgctcgagctttAGCGGAACACCGTCGTCAATCTGGTTGGGAGACAACATCTCCACCTGGGAGCAGTATATCCAGACTATTCGTCAGATGTTCCAGTTCGCGGCTGTGTCGGGAGTGGGTGTGGTGGGCGCAGATTCGTGCGGCTTTGGCGGTAACACCACCGAGACGCTATGCGCCCGGTGGGCATGGCTTGGAGCATTCAACACGTTCTACCGCAACCATAACGAG CTCGGCAGCATCAGCCAAGAGTTTTATCTTTGGAACCTTACCACGAtcgctgcgcgcgctgcgGGACACGTCCGCCTTCAGCTTCTCGACTATACGTACTCGTTCCTGCAACAgcacgtcgacgatggAACGCCGGCGATCTGGCCGTTGTCATGGGTACACCCCCAGGACGCGAACACGATTGGTCTCGAGGCCCAGTTCTACTACGGGCCGCACCTTCTCGTGTCTCcagtcgtcgaggagaacaGCACCAGCGTAAGCTTCTACCTCCCCTCGGGACGGTATTACGACTTTTTTACACTGGCCGCGGTCGACGGTTCGGGCGCCACAGTTACCCTCACCGACGTGGGTTACGACACGATGCCGCTACACATCAAGGGAGGTGCTGTGGTGCCTCTACGCCTGGGCGAGTCAATGACAACCACGGAGAACCGGCAGTTGCCGTTCCGTCTGATCGTTGCGCCCAGCGCAGACGGGGAAGCGCACGGATACCTGCGCCTCGATGACGGTGAGAGCCTCGACATGGGCGACGCTGTGAGTGACATCCACCTCGACTTCAAGGACGGATGCAAGCTCCATATCTCCGGCTCGTTCGGGTACCAGGACTGCAACCAGCTCGACTCGATCGTGTTCGCTGGGCAGGATGCCCAGAGGAGCGTGTCGATCAATGGCGAGGCGTGCCACGATGTTGTCTATGATCAACACTTGAAGACGCTCACTGTGTCCAACCTGTCGCGCAAGCTTGATTGCGAGATGTCTGTCGAGCTCCAGTAG
- a CDS encoding uncharacterized protein (Major Facilitator Superfamily), which yields MSAHNPSAAEHGEKTYISHLEKQDAKSSTHVVEEDVVDAAARGHAATDIHGQPLVHFDPEAEKRLVRKIDLYVVPTVALLYLWCFIDRANIGNARLAGLEKDLGLKGYQYNILLTSFYISYIIFEIPCNLMCKVVGPGKWLPFLTFGFGLFSMLTGFATNFSNAAGIRFLLGVFESGMLPGIAYYMSRWYRKAELGFRLALYIVMAPLAGAFGGLLASGILKLNGIGKVHTWQQLFIIEGIITMGLAIISFFTLTDRPSTARWLTDEEKALAIARVKSENVGTTEVLEKIDSKKVMRGIFNPNTIMTSVIFLFDNITVQGLAFFLPTIVATIYPKQSVIQKQLHTVPPYIVGAFFVVALPFLTWKTGRSLVFFVFSAPLMMVGYIMFLASTNPHVRYGATFLITSGAFVFGPLCNAQVATNVLSDTARSSAIGMNVMFGNIGGLISTWAFLPFDGPNYPIGNGLNLATSSMILILSLVLWAYLIYDNRRRDKVDVDAKLAGMTEEQISDLDWKHPGHRWHY from the exons ATGTCCGCACACAACCcgtccgccgccgagcacgGCGAGAAGACATACATCTCACACCTCGAGAAACAAGACGCAAAGTCCAGCACACACGtagtggaggaggatgtcgtcgacgctgcgGCGCGTGGACATGCCGCAACTGACATCCATG GACAGCCTCTCGTCCACTTTGACCCCGAGGCGGAGAAACGCCTCGTACGCAAGATCGACCTCTACGTCGTTCCTACCGTCGCACTGCTTTACCTCTGGTGCTTTATCGACCGCGCCAATATTGGAAACGCGCGTCTCGCAGGTCTTGAAAAAGACCTCGGTCTCAAGGGATACCAGTACAACATCCTCTTGACGTCGTTCTACATCTCTT ACATCATCTTTGAGATCCCTTGCAACCTCATGTGTAAGGTTGTTGGGCCGGGCAAATGGCTCCCGTTCCTCACCTTTGGCTTTGGCCTCTTCTCAATGCTCACCGGCTTTGCGACCAACTTTAGTAATGCGGCTGGTATtcgcttcctcctcggcgtgtTCGAGAGCGGTATGCTCCCTGGTATTGCCTACTACATGTCCCGCTGGTaccgcaaggccgagcttggcttccgcctcgctctctACATTGTCATGGCCCCCCTGGCTGGCGCCTTTGGTGGTCTTCTCGCTTCTGGTATCCTCAAACTCAATGGTATCGGAAAGGTCCACACATGGCAGCAGCTCTTCATCATCGAGGGCATCATCACCATGG GCCTTGCGATCATCTCATTCTTTACCCTCACCGACCGGCCCAGCACTGCTCGCTGGCTCACCGATGAGGAGAAGGCACTCGCCATTGCTCGCGTCAAGTCTGAGAACGTCGGCACGACCGAGGTCCTCGAAAAGATTGACTCCAAGAAGGTCATGCGCGGTATCTTCAACCCCAACACAATCATGACCTCTGTCATCTTCCTGTTCGACAACATTACCGTCCAGGGCCTGGCGTTCTTCCTTCCAAccatcgtcgccaccaTCTACCCAAAGCAGTCGGTCATCCAGAAACAGCTCCACACCGTCCCGCCTTACATTGTCGGCGCGTTCTTTGTCGTCGCCCTGCCCTTCCTGACTTGGAAGACTGGCCGGTCCCTCGTCTTCTTTGTCTTCTCGGCACCTCTCATGATGGTCGGGTACATTATGTTCCTCGCATCAACGAACCCACATGTTCGCTACGGCGCGAccttcctcatcacctCTGGCGCGTTCGTGTTTGGGCCCTTGTGCAACGCCCAGGTCGCCACCAACGTCCTCTCCGACACGGCCCGTTCCTCGGCTATTGGTATGAACGTCATGTTCGGGAACATTGGCGGTCTCATCAGTACCTGGGCCTTCCTGCCTTTTGACGGACCAAACTACCCCATCGGCAACGGTCTTAACCTTGCGACTTCCAGCATGattctcatcctctcccttGTCCTCTGGGCCTACCTGATCTACGACAACCGTCGCCGCGACAAGGTGGATGTCGATGCCAAGCTGGCTGGCATGACCGAGGAGCAGATTAGCGATCTCGACTGGAAACACCCAGGCCATCGCTGGCACTACTAG